Sequence from the Rhodococcus jostii RHA1 genome:
GGTCAGCCCGACCATGGCCCCGCTCGCGGAGGGGGCGTAGTGCGGGGATCGCTCGCCGGCCAGATACGGCAGGAACAGCAGGCCGTCGGCGCCGACGGGCACCTTTTTGGCCAGGTCGATGAGTTCGGTGAAGCTGACGTCCTGTGCTCCCGGTAGTTGGTGGACAACGTCGGCGAGCCATTGCAGTCCCCCGGCGGCGGACAGGGACACTCCCATGATGTGCCAGTAGCCGGGCTGGTTGTAGCAGGACACCTGCACGGCGCCGGTGACGTTGTCCGGGCACGATTGGGAGACCGCGGCGACGATGCCGGCTGTGCCGAGGGTGACTCCGATGTCGCCGGGCCGGGCGATGCCCATCGAGGCCGTTTGGACGACCGCGTCCCCGCCTCCGCCGTAGACCTGGACGTCCTCTCGCAGGTTCCAGGCGTGGGCGATGTCCGGGAGCAGGGTGCCGGTGGGTTCGGGGGACTCGACGACCTCGGGGAGCATCGACTCGCACACCCCGACCGCCGCGAGCATCGCCGGGGACCACGTGCGGTTGGCGACGTCGAACAGACCTGTTCCGGATGCCTCGGACACCTCGGTGACGAACTGTCCGTTCATCCGCCAGCGCAGGTAGTCCTTCGGGTTGAGGATCCGGTGGGTCCGCGCGAAGGACTCGGGTTCGTGGTCGCGTAGCCAGGCAACCTTGCCTGCGGTGAATCCGGTGATGAGCCGGTTGGCGGTGGCGTCGAGGACCGCGTGGGGGCCACCCACGGTGTCGGTGATCGCGACGCATTCGGCTTCGCACCGCTGGTCGTTCCAGAGGATGGCGCGCCGGATGACCGTGCCGGTGTCGTCGAGGGCTACCAGGCCGTGCATCTGCCCGCTCAATCCGATGGCGACGATCTCGTCACCGCGGCGGGGCAGCTGTGCGGTGACCTCTCGAATGCAGGCATCGGTGGCCGCCCACCAGTCGTGCGGGTCCTGTTCGGACCAGCCGTGACGGTCGGAGAACAGCGGGTACTCACGCACGGCGGTGGTCATCACCGCCCCGGTGTGGTCCACGGCGACGACCTTGCAGGACGAGGTCCCGATGTCGACGCCGAGGTGCACTCGCGCGGCGGTGGTCATTACCGTGTCCCGTACTGGATGCGGAGGTGCTTGTACTGCAGATACCCCTCCAACCCGGCCTTGCCGTGCTCGACGCCGAAGCCGCTGCCCTTGCGGCCGCCGTAGGGGGCGTTCATGATTCCGGCGTCGACATTGTTGACGGCGACATTGCCGAAATCGAGGAGCCGGCCGAGGTCGTGGGCCTGCGCGAGATCACCGGTGTAGACGTAGGCCGCGAGACCCGCCTCGGTGCCGTTGGCGAGGTCCACCGCGTTCCTCAGGTCGCTGAAGGGCATGACGCCGACGACGGGACCGAATGTCTCCTCGTGCATCACGAGCATGTCCGGGTTGCAGCCGGCGATGACCGTCGGCTGATAGAAGTTCCCGGGCGCGAGCGTCTCGATCCGCGTGCCGCCGGTGGTGACGGTGGCACCGCGGGCGATGGCGTCGCGCACGTGCTGGTCGACGACGTCGAGGCCGGCGCGAGTCGCCATCGGTCCGACGTCGACCGTGGGGTCCATGCCGTTGCCGACGGTCAGCTCGGACACCTTCGCGGTGAGTCGGTCGACGAACTCGGAGTACACCGTTTCGTGCACGTAGATGCGGTTGATGGCGATGCAGATCTGTCCGGCGTTGCGGAACCCGCGGCGCGCGGCGCCGGCGACGGCGGCGTCGATGTCCGCCCGGTCGGTGACGATCATCGGGCACGAGCCGCCCAATTCCATCGTCAGGGGTTTCGCGGCGGGCACGCCGCGGGCGATCTTGCCGCCTGTCGCCGTCGATCCGGTGAACGCCAACTTGTCGAATCCGGGATGGCCGGCCACGGCCGGGCCCGTCTCGCCGCCACCGAGGACCAGGTTCGCCACGCCGGCCGGCAGTCCTGCTTCGTCGATGCAGGCGAACAGCAGTGCCGGTGACAGCGAGGCGTACTGCGACGGCTTGATCACGATCGTGCAGCCGGCCGCGAGTGCGGCGCAGAGCTTCCACCCGACCAGTTCGAGCGGGTAGTTCCACGGGGTGATCGCCCCGATGACGCCGATCGGTTCCTGGACGACCATGCTGGCGAAGCCGTCGACGTCGTTGGGGATCACTTCCCCGTGGATCCGTGTGGCCTCCTCGGCGTAGAAGTGGAACGCCTTGGCGAGTTTGTCGACCTCGCCGGTCGCCTCACCGATGGTCTTGCCCATCTCGGTTGTGATCGCTTCGGCGAGTTCGCGTTCGCGGGTCTTGACGATGTCGCCGATGGTGTGAAGGTAGCGGGCTCGCACGGTCGGGTTGACGTGTCGCCAGTCGGCGAAGGCGCGGCGGGCCGCGGTGACGGCGGCGTCGACGTCGGTGGCGGTCGAGGCGGGGACCTCGGCGATGACCTTCTCGTCGGCCGGGTTGAGCGCCTTGAAGGTCGTCTCGCTCGGGACCCACCCGCCGTCGATGTAGTTGTGCAGTGTGGTGATCGTCATGGCATGCGCCTTTCGCTCGGGGGTGATCAGTTCAGCGGGCATCGCAGCGGCTCGCCCCGGATCGCCCGGGACGCCTCCTCGGCGGCGAGGCGCTGGAGATCGCGCAGCGACTGTTCGGAGTAGAACGCTGCGTGCGGGGTGAGGACGGCGTTCGGGTGCGCGCGCAGCCGGTGGTCGGGGGCCAGAGGTTCCGGATGGAAGACGTCGAGTCCGACCCCGGCCAGCGCGCCGGAATCGAGTGCGTCGAGCACGGCGTCCTGCTCGACCAGGGCACCACGTGAGGTGTTGACCAGGAACGACCCGAACGGCATCTTGGCGAGATTGTCGGCGTTGACGATTCCGCGGGTGTCCGCGGTGGCGGGGGCGTGCAGCGAGAGCGCGTGGGACCGTCGGAACAGCTCGTCGAGATCGACGAGGGTGATGCCGTGGTCGGCCGCGACGTCGGGGTTCGCGTACGGGTCGTGGGCGATCAGATCGAACCCGAAGGGCTGCAGTCTTTTTGCGACGGCAAGCGCGATACGTCCGGTGCCGAGCAAACCTACCGTCGTCTCACTGGTCGAGCGGATCGGGGCGAGTTCGGTCGCGGACGGCCAGCCGCCGGCGGCCAGTGCGCGGTCGAACTGGGCAACTTTGCGCAGGAGCATGAGCGTGAGGGTGACGGCATGATCGGCGACGGTGTCGGCGCCGTAGTCCGGCACATTGCACACCCGCACCCCCAGCCGGGTGGCGGCGTCGAGGTCGACGTTGTCGAAGCCGATTCCGTAGCGGACGACGACCCCGTTCGGGTTCATGGCGGCGAGCGCAGCGGCGGTCATGGGGGCGAAGTTGACCAGTGCTACGTCGGCGCCGCGGACTGCCTCGATCGCCTCGGTCTCGGTGGTGGCGGCGAAGGTGGCGAAGTCGGCGTCGAGTTCTTTCGCGGCGGCGCGTTCGAAATCCTCGCCGGCGAAGTTGTGGTCGGTGATCACCATCCGCATCTCAGGCACCGACCTTCCCGACCAGTCCGCGCCCGTGCAGGTTGGCGATGAACGACCGCAGCCCGAACTCCCAGCGCTGCGCCTTCTCGGAGTGGTTGACGCGGTTGACGAGAGTGCCGAGTTTCGGGCTCGAGATCCGCACCACGTCGCCGATGTGGTGGGTGAATCCCATGCCCTCGCCGCCGCGGTCGTGCGTCGGAGAGAACAGGGTGCCGGTGTAGAGGACGATCCCGTCGGGGTACTGGTGGGCGTCGCCCACGGTGTATTCGGCGAGGGTGCTGATGTCGCGGGAGATCTCGCGCATGTAGCTCACGTCGTCGAGAACGAAGCCGTCGTCCTCCCCCAGTACCTGCAGGCGCACCTCGGCGGCGCGGACGTCGTCGAGGGTGAACGATTCGTCGAGCAACCTGATGAACGGTCCGAGCGAGGCCGAGGCGTTGTTGTCCTTCGCCTTGGGCAGCAGCAGCGCCGAGCGGCCCTCGACGTCGCGGAGGTTGACGTCGTTGCCGAGCATCGCACCCACGATGCGTCCGGTGGAGGTGACCGCGAGGGCGACCTCCGGTTCCGGGTTGTTCCACGACGAGACCTGCGCGACACCGATTTCGGAGCCGCACCCGACCGCCGAGAGGACCGGCGCCTTGGTGAAGACCTCCGGGTCCGGTCCCAACCCCACCTCGAGGTACTGGGACCACTGGCCGCGAGCCTTGAGGTCTTCCTTGAGCCGGGCCGCGTCCTCGCTGCCGGGTTCGATGGAGGACAGGGTCGTGCCGATGAGCCGCTCGAAGTCGCCGCGGATGGCGTCGGCCTGTTCGGGGTCGCCGCCGGCGCGCTCCTCGATGAGCCGTTCGAGCAGCGACGTCGCGAACGTCACCCCGGCGGCCTTGAGCACCGACAGGTCGACCGGTGCGAGCAGATAAGGGGCGCTGGTGCGGGCGGCGAGGGAGCTGGCGAGGACGTCGGCGATGGGCCAGGAGCGGGTGCCGACCGCGCTGCGGACGGCCTTGACCGGGTCCGGTGATTCGAGGAGATCGGTCATGGTCGGGAAGGCGTCGGTGATGTCGACCACCGCACCCGAGCGCAGGGTGACGATGCACGGGCCGCCGATGGCGTCGTCGTGGACCCGGCCGACGAGGGTGGCATTCGCCGCGTCGGCGGGCAGGACCGCTGCGTGCTGATCGATGAGGTTCATGGTGTCGAGATCCGTTTCGTTTCTATTGTGGTGGAAGTGCGAGTGCCGTAGTTGGTCAGCGGAGGCTGTAGCCGCCGTCGGCGACGAGTTCGCTGCCGCAGAAGTAGCCCGACTCGTCGCTGAGCAGGAACGCCACCGCGGCCGCGATCTCCGAGGGTTCGGCCATCCGCTGCTGGGGGGTGGCATCGAGCCATTGCCGGAACTGGTGCGCCTTCCGGGCGAGCAGCGGTGTGGCGACGTAGCCCGGGGAGACGGCGTTGACGCGGACGCCGCGGTCGGCCCATTCGGAGGCCAACGACTTGGTCAGCGCGGTGACCGCCGCCTTCGAGGCGTTGTAGGCGCACTGTTTCTGGGGGACGTTGACCACGTGATTGCCGCTCATCGAGGAGATGTTGACGATGGCGCCGGACTTCTGCTCCAGCATCCGTCGACCGAAGGCCTGGTTCGTGATGAACAGTCCCCGCAGGTTCACCCCGAGGGTGCGATCCCACTCGTCGAGGGTCATCTCCTCGGCGGCGATGTCGTCTTCGACGACGCCGGCGGCGGCGACCAGTCCGTCGATGCGGCCTTCACGTTCGGCGATGCGGGTGGCGACTTGCGCCATCGCGTACGGATCGGTGATGTCGACGATCGTCGATTCGCCGAGCGGTGAAGCCGTTCGGTCCAGCGCATACACGCTCGCGCCTTCGTCGATCAACCGGGCGCACACGGCCTCGCCGATGCCGCCGGCCGATCCGGTCACTGCCACGACTTTCCCGTTCAATCCGCGCATGGTGTTTCCCTTCTCGGTTTCTAGTGCACGCCCACCGTGGCCACGGTGGGCGTGGGCGGGGCTGTGGGGGTGCGCGGGCGGGCTTTGCGTGCCCGGGTCTTGAGGACGCCGACCTTGGCCGCGAGGATCGCGCCGATCAGGACGACACCGTTGAAGACCGGCTGCACCCAGGTTTGAGCGCCGAGCATGAACAGTCCGGTGGTGCCGGCAGCGACGAGCACGACGGCGGTCATGGTTCCCCAGACGTTGTAGTAGCCGCGGCGGATCGACGTCTCACCGAGGAAGCAGGCGGCGATGGCGGGGAGCAGGAATTCCGAGCCGCTCGTCGGTGCTGCCGAACCGACCTGGGCGACCTGCAGTACACCTCCGATTGCCGCGAGGACCGCGCCGCCGACGAACGCGCCGACGGTGAGCTGGTCGACCTTGATGCCGGTCAACCGTGCGGCGTCCCGGCTGCCGCCGATGGCGTAGAGCCGTCGGCCCACCGGACGGAAGTACAGCACGTACCAGAGCACGATGCCGACGGCGACGGCGAAGATGAACGGCAGCGGGATACCCAGGGGGCGGCCCTGCCCCAGATCCTTGAACG
This genomic interval carries:
- a CDS encoding SDR family NAD(P)-dependent oxidoreductase, producing the protein MRGLNGKVVAVTGSAGGIGEAVCARLIDEGASVYALDRTASPLGESTIVDITDPYAMAQVATRIAEREGRIDGLVAAAGVVEDDIAAEEMTLDEWDRTLGVNLRGLFITNQAFGRRMLEQKSGAIVNISSMSGNHVVNVPQKQCAYNASKAAVTALTKSLASEWADRGVRVNAVSPGYVATPLLARKAHQFRQWLDATPQQRMAEPSEIAAAVAFLLSDESGYFCGSELVADGGYSLR
- the xylB gene encoding xylulokinase, with protein sequence MTTAARVHLGVDIGTSSCKVVAVDHTGAVMTTAVREYPLFSDRHGWSEQDPHDWWAATDACIREVTAQLPRRGDEIVAIGLSGQMHGLVALDDTGTVIRRAILWNDQRCEAECVAITDTVGGPHAVLDATANRLITGFTAGKVAWLRDHEPESFARTHRILNPKDYLRWRMNGQFVTEVSEASGTGLFDVANRTWSPAMLAAVGVCESMLPEVVESPEPTGTLLPDIAHAWNLREDVQVYGGGGDAVVQTASMGIARPGDIGVTLGTAGIVAAVSQSCPDNVTGAVQVSCYNQPGYWHIMGVSLSAAGGLQWLADVVHQLPGAQDVSFTELIDLAKKVPVGADGLLFLPYLAGERSPHYAPSASGAMVGLTRMHGLGHLVRAVIEGALLNMRQILESFTELGIPCDRIIASGGATRDGFWLQTMADVFDTEVVTMTGSSEGGAYGAAIVAGVGAGTWESFDDAYGHLEVSSRHLPGPTEATRYTRIFEGYRNLFGHFTDVFSDIDIARKT
- a CDS encoding fumarylacetoacetate hydrolase family protein, producing MNLIDQHAAVLPADAANATLVGRVHDDAIGGPCIVTLRSGAVVDITDAFPTMTDLLESPDPVKAVRSAVGTRSWPIADVLASSLAARTSAPYLLAPVDLSVLKAAGVTFATSLLERLIEERAGGDPEQADAIRGDFERLIGTTLSSIEPGSEDAARLKEDLKARGQWSQYLEVGLGPDPEVFTKAPVLSAVGCGSEIGVAQVSSWNNPEPEVALAVTSTGRIVGAMLGNDVNLRDVEGRSALLLPKAKDNNASASLGPFIRLLDESFTLDDVRAAEVRLQVLGEDDGFVLDDVSYMREISRDISTLAEYTVGDAHQYPDGIVLYTGTLFSPTHDRGGEGMGFTHHIGDVVRISSPKLGTLVNRVNHSEKAQRWEFGLRSFIANLHGRGLVGKVGA
- a CDS encoding aldehyde dehydrogenase family protein; translation: MTITTLHNYIDGGWVPSETTFKALNPADEKVIAEVPASTATDVDAAVTAARRAFADWRHVNPTVRARYLHTIGDIVKTRERELAEAITTEMGKTIGEATGEVDKLAKAFHFYAEEATRIHGEVIPNDVDGFASMVVQEPIGVIGAITPWNYPLELVGWKLCAALAAGCTIVIKPSQYASLSPALLFACIDEAGLPAGVANLVLGGGETGPAVAGHPGFDKLAFTGSTATGGKIARGVPAAKPLTMELGGSCPMIVTDRADIDAAVAGAARRGFRNAGQICIAINRIYVHETVYSEFVDRLTAKVSELTVGNGMDPTVDVGPMATRAGLDVVDQHVRDAIARGATVTTGGTRIETLAPGNFYQPTVIAGCNPDMLVMHEETFGPVVGVMPFSDLRNAVDLANGTEAGLAAYVYTGDLAQAHDLGRLLDFGNVAVNNVDAGIMNAPYGGRKGSGFGVEHGKAGLEGYLQYKHLRIQYGTR
- a CDS encoding ABC transporter permease, which codes for MTVQRAPGRPAGAFKRIFTDYGIVIALIAIIGFFSVMRPDTFPTIANFGSILQANASIMFIAFGLMLPLIVGHFDLSVAAMAGFGGVLATGLMSNGTVSQWPLAVLIVVVVAVVVGLINGFLVAYLNLNALVVTLGTQSVLFGAILWYSKGAVIYSGIPQAFKDLGQGRPLGIPLPFIFAVAVGIVLWYVLYFRPVGRRLYAIGGSRDAARLTGIKVDQLTVGAFVGGAVLAAIGGVLQVAQVGSAAPTSGSEFLLPAIAACFLGETSIRRGYYNVWGTMTAVVLVAAGTTGLFMLGAQTWVQPVFNGVVLIGAILAAKVGVLKTRARKARPRTPTAPPTPTVATVGVH
- a CDS encoding C-terminal binding protein, coding for MRMVITDHNFAGEDFERAAAKELDADFATFAATTETEAIEAVRGADVALVNFAPMTAAALAAMNPNGVVVRYGIGFDNVDLDAATRLGVRVCNVPDYGADTVADHAVTLTLMLLRKVAQFDRALAAGGWPSATELAPIRSTSETTVGLLGTGRIALAVAKRLQPFGFDLIAHDPYANPDVAADHGITLVDLDELFRRSHALSLHAPATADTRGIVNADNLAKMPFGSFLVNTSRGALVEQDAVLDALDSGALAGVGLDVFHPEPLAPDHRLRAHPNAVLTPHAAFYSEQSLRDLQRLAAEEASRAIRGEPLRCPLN